The region TGACAGCTCCGTCCCTAATAAATGTTATTGAAGTCAATGGCGCTAATTTAGTACTGTAGCCGAACTGTAGGCCTGTAAGAGGGATAACAGGAAAGACTATGGTATGACAGGGCAGGGTGAGTGTACAAGTGCACCCCCACTGCCATTCATAATCATGAACACTGCACACGAGGGTGATCTTGTGTCATGTTTTGAATTAAGATGTCATTTTATTTGGCGATAGAATGTTGATAGACGTCTAATGCATTCAAATTGGGAGGGGGAATataatcatcagtgtcaccatcACAAGAAatttgatccagtaaaaaatgttaaaaaaaatcagtttgctctcattttaactttgttttaCGCAACTAAATTCACGTcaaatgacaaataataatCTAAACCACCGGTAATagaattttaaaaactaaataaattgtGGAGGGCTCTCGTCTACGTTGCCCATAGCAAAAAACAAATTTAGGTGAGACTGCCACTGACTGTGATACACGTTTCACTGCCAGCCAATTCATATAGAGTGGATTGCCATGTTGACGCATGCTCACAATCTCGTAAGCTTGGCTCacactcctctctctctctccctctctctctcgttctccATGTAAGGCGGAGCATCCTCCGCATCAGACAGTGATGGATGAGCAGCAGCAGGTTACCATAAAAGAcccatcttcctcctcctcctggttCTGAGCTATCCTTTTTTACGCTCCCATCCCAACTCGACAGTACCCAATTCAGTTCGAGGTAATTCCAGACTGCCGCATGCGGGCAAAGGCAAAAAGTGGGGGCTGGTGGCAAACAAATGGCCAGGAAAAGAGGCACCGGATGGGAGGATGCGCAATGACTGAATGACCAGCTGCTCATTTGCAGGTGAGTGAAATttccagaggaaaaaaaacaagtagaaaTATGCATGATTTCCAGGGGTAACCTTGAGAATGACATGCCGCCGCCCCCACCCCGCTGCCCATATGAGCAAGACTGTTAGACAGTCGCAGATTTACATAATGGCACGCCTGCTCCGGGCGCACACACAAACGCTGACGGCATTGGAACATATTGTACCATTCACTTCTCAAATTCTGCACGAAATGGGAGGTGGGGATGGTAGCGGTAAGGGGGCACACAGGTGCAAAATGGAGGATTGCGATGGGAGAAGACAAGAGGAAAACACCAATGTGACTACTGAGGAGCTTCTCAAATGTCAATGGAGAAATCGGGAGGCTTTTGTGTCAATAGGAGTTTAAAGTCCATATGAAATAAATCATGATGCGTGCTTTGTAAAAAGGGTTTGTGCCATTCAATGAGTAgaatttggattattttttacatgaaaGTTCATTGACTTGAAATttgcattcaataatatttcCAAAAGTGTTGCGTATGTGTTCAgtgtatatttaaatttaaattttggaagtaaattagaaaatatttgttactttgtacATTAATGGTCAGTTCAGTTGTACGCAGTAGTCTTAAGATggattttcaaatatttgctgTCTGTATAATGATGTTTGTGGTCTAcattacagtacttagattgttgttttattcattttctaaaagctttttgcaattttatcaaaacaaatgtTCCTATCATcataatacatttcaaaatgcgTAGTTACGTATCCCCATTATATCCAACTCCATGAAGCATTCATTTGTAAATCTGTTCTAAAGTTAGACTTCAATCCGAACGAATTAATGATGAATAATTCAATTTGTTCTCAAACCTCACATGATTATCCTTGACCTACCGCATTTTCTCGCACATAAGCCCTATTTGTTGCAACAACAAGagaaaaagatgactgaatccagggtacggctacctgcgtaatgtgtatccaatgctattattgcacccaaagACATGGTGAAAAGtagaccgctacggacacacttcctgggtGTACTGCTCTGTGTGAATTCTTtcttgaatttgtctacgtgcaggcaacaacTTTTCGgaacacagaaagaaaagattCCATAATAATCATGGTTGGAGAAAAAAGATCAAGAAGAATGTCTTACAGAACTGATTTCAAGCTGAAAGTTGTAAGGTATGCAGAAGAAAATGGCAACACATATGAAGCAGCAAGACACTTTGGAGTTGATGAGAGTAATGTTAGAAGATGGAGCAATGACTCAACACTTCAATCTATGCAAAAATCCAAAAAGGCCAAGAGGGGACCCAAAACTGGCCAAAATCCAGAGATGGAAAAAGCCCTCCTTGAGTGGGTCCATGAGCTGAGAGAGAAAGGTGACAAAGTTTCAAGTTTGGACATCCGCTTTAAAGCTTTGAAGTTGGCAAAGTCTGGCAAGTATCCAATGGCGTCATCTTTTAAAGCTTCACTGGGATGGTGCACCAGATTCCAAAAAAGAAATGCCCTCACatgcggcaaaaaaaacaaattgcgcAAAAGTTGCCAGCCGAAACTGATGAAAAAATCCTGAACtttcaaaaatgtatcattAGCAGCCTGTTGATTATCCCCTCTGCAGAATTGGTAACATGGATGAAAGGTTACATGAAGAGTTATGGATCATCAACACCCaaaaggatggatggatgaagatAATGAAATGATGTGGCTGAATAAAGCTTGAAGCCGCCAAAGTGGAGCATTACTGAAAGCCCCCTCTTTATTTGTATGGGAGCAGTCCAGAGCTCATATGATGGACAGAGTGAAAAATCATCTGAAGTGCATGAAAACTGTCCAGCAGTTATTTCAGCCGCTCTCACTGGAAAGTTGCAGTCAGGGGATGTAAGTTTAAACAAACTGGTtaaaaattacacaaaaaagCTGTGAACTGAATGGATGTTGGAGGGAAAGGCTGAACTAACTGACTGCTAAAGGGAATTGCAAACAGGCACCCTTACCCATTGTGTTAGAGTGGCTGAAAGAAGCCTGGGAGGCAATGATGAAAAAGTCATTCTTAAAATGCTGCTTAAGAAATAAAATGGATGGCACTGAGGATGATATTCTGTGGAAGGACAATAAAGGAACAGACACACAAAAGATACAAACACAGCAGAAGAAGGTACGGATAAACAGATACAGAAGTAGATGATGTTCAGTACTCAAATGAAGACTGGATTGAATTGTTTGGCGATGAAAATGAGTCTGAAGATTTAGATGcatgattgtacatttgtgattatgaaataaaacaaaattctgctttgattttttgttttgttttgtttcttgttcgaaaatgacaactattgcagtaatatgaactaTTGAAAGAAATGAGATATTTCGATATTAGAAGTAATATGGTTGCCAAAATATTGTAatcatcaggttctcatcaagatagacattAATTtgctattttgcatttacaaagactcCCTTATGCGATTGACCCAAAATAAAGGGCAATCCATAAGATGATCCTTTTGATCCATATaatatctcaaaaataccacatgcaaatattttccaccCTGTGcgaaattttaaggcaattttaagggtacggcttatacgcagggggcggcttatatgcgagaaaatacggtaagttaccCAATTCAATTCCGagaaccccccctccccaagtGTCTTTCCCGCTAAGCCAGATAAGTGCTTACATAAGTGTCACTGGCAAGAAAGCGTCTCCCACATCAAGGTGAagtttttataaaagaaaaaaaagattagtaCTGATGAATTGCAGCTCTTCTCTAGAGACTCTTATCGCAGTGGCCAAAGATTTTGACTCCCTTCCAGAACACTTGGGAGGCCGAGACAGCACTCTCCTCTGCTATTATTATCACACGTGCCAGTAAATATAGAAATGTCCAGCGCACGCCACACAGGGAGATGATTGGATTAAATATGTATGGATGACGGATCTGGATTGCGTGGGGGTCGTTTCAAAATGTCCAACTATATGTGCCTCCATTGCTGACTGAATCTTACCAATCCTCCCTTTAAAAGTTATCTGCTCGAGTATCATGATACACCATCATGGTGCCCAATGAGTTATTCTTTgtttccgagattggacgattGCCTAAATGAAGGTTTGTCCGGCAGGTTTGTCCTCCAGCAACATCCACGATGGAGTCTACCCATCTCCTGGGCAGCGCTAAGAAGCGCGTAAAGATCCACCCTCACGCCGTCACAGCCAAGTACGCCACGCAAGCCCCTTATTCCCCGCAAGCTGGCGTCCACACGCACTTCCCCCAACCCGGCGACGAGGGTTATGACGACGCGCCGTCCTTTGAGGACTTTGGCTCCTTCCTGGAGGAGACGTCAGACAAGAAACGACTGACGGAAGCTAAAAAGTGGCCGCTCTCTCTGTTCGCTTCTAAAGATAAAGACAAAGACAAGGCCGCGGTGCCAAGACCTCCAGTGGGCggtgaaggaggaggaggaggagctaggGCGGCGAAAGGAGTCGGGGAGCAACTGGCCAGTTTCGGAGAGGCCTCGGTCTCGGCGTCGCGGCTCACCTGGGTCGGCTTGCTGGGGGCGGCGCTGGCTAACAGCTGTGTGATCATTCTGACTCAGATTGGCTCGGAACGCTTTCGCCTGGACCCTCTTTTTCTCCTCTTGGTTCGGTCCGTGGTGCAGCTTCTCTCCGTGGCCGTACCCCTGCACAAAGGAGAGAACCCGTTCGGACCAGAGGGCTACCGCCTGCGCCTGTTGTGTTATGGCGTGGCCTACTCACTGTCCTCGTGCTGCGCTTACTCCTCGCTGAGCTTCACCTCCCCGGACGACGGCGCCCCCGCTTGGCGCCTGGCTACCACGGCGCTGTCGGCCACGCTGGCCTTCCTGCTCCTGGAGGAGCGTCTGGGCTCGGCGGATGGCATCACCCTTGCGGCGGGGCTGTGCGGACTGGGGGTGCTCCTGCTTCCCACCGCTGAGGAGAGCAACGTCGATTCCCCAACAGACCCTGCGATCTTTTGGAAGAGCGCCTTTGGCTGGTCTCTGTCAGCTTTGGCGGGGCTGTGGATGGCCCTGGCATTGGTGGGCTACCGGTCAATGAAAGAGAGGGTGGGCGTGGCCACAGCGCTTTTTACAGTGAGCTGGACGAGCTGTGTGCTCACCCCAGCCGCCATGGGCCTGCTCCAGGAGGGATGGTCCTGGCCGGCCGAAGCCGCTAGTTGGTCCGTGGCGGCGGCCTGGGCGCTCTGCTCCACCGCCGCTTTCCTGGGGGTGACGCACGGGTTGGCTCGCATTCACCCGGCACTGGTGTCCGCCAGCCAGAGCTTGGAGGTGCCCCTGGCCACGGCAGTCCACCTGGCCATCCTGCGATTGGCACCCGCCGCCCCCGAGGTGGTCGGAAACGCCATGGTGGTCCTGAGCGTGGGCTGGTTGCTCACTGTGAAGCTGTTGCCATCTCGCGCGGCCAACCGGCGTCACCGGGAAGAATACGAGGAGATTCTAGACTCGCCTATTAAATGAGATGCTCTCATTCACATGCGCTTTGTTACCTCCAGCAAGCACAATGTTAGATTTGGGTGGTTATTTCATGAATTTGCTACTTTGAAAAAGATACATTGCCATTTCCCATGTATTTTTGGAAAAAGCGCATTCCAAATTTAGACCAAATTTACCTGAAGCCAAACACTAACATTCCCAAGGACCAAGGttatatttatggatttttttcaaaaacattttattttacttactTACGAATGTATGTTTTCGTTAGTGAtaattttgattattatttttacaataataaaaattattatCTGAAGTAAAACTACAAGTTTTTTTATACTAACATCTGAATACAATAGGAGAAAATGATTTGGCTTATGTATTTTAGCTTTCATACTTTGGGTAATTTTTTCACGTGCATGgttcaaaaatataataaatcttaataaaaggaaatattttaaacaGATGAACCCACT is a window of Stigmatopora nigra isolate UIUO_SnigA chromosome 13, RoL_Snig_1.1, whole genome shotgun sequence DNA encoding:
- the LOC144206732 gene encoding solute carrier family 35 member G2-like, whose protein sequence is MESTHLLGSAKKRVKIHPHAVTAKYATQAPYSPQAGVHTHFPQPGDEGYDDAPSFEDFGSFLEETSDKKRLTEAKKWPLSLFASKDKDKDKAAVPRPPVGGEGGGGGARAAKGVGEQLASFGEASVSASRLTWVGLLGAALANSCVIILTQIGSERFRLDPLFLLLVRSVVQLLSVAVPLHKGENPFGPEGYRLRLLCYGVAYSLSSCCAYSSLSFTSPDDGAPAWRLATTALSATLAFLLLEERLGSADGITLAAGLCGLGVLLLPTAEESNVDSPTDPAIFWKSAFGWSLSALAGLWMALALVGYRSMKERVGVATALFTVSWTSCVLTPAAMGLLQEGWSWPAEAASWSVAAAWALCSTAAFLGVTHGLARIHPALVSASQSLEVPLATAVHLAILRLAPAAPEVVGNAMVVLSVGWLLTVKLLPSRAANRRHREEYEEILDSPIK